ATCGGTTTTGTCCAGCCGACCCTTCATGCAAGGCGGAAGGAAGGTGAGAGGAGTTACGAGATCGTGGGCTTTGATGCCCCGGATATGGAAAATTCCCCGGAAGCCCTGGCGAAATTAGCTGCCGCCAGGGCCACTCTGGGGCAGGGGGCCGATTATGCATTGATCCTCCCTCCTGTTAACGAATACCTCTTACTCGAATTCTTCCGCCAGGATAGAGGCAGGTGGTATCTGGCCATGAAAGATCTGAAAATAATGGTCTGGCTGGTAAACCCGGCGGAAGAGTACGTCTGGTGCATCACCGGTGAACCGCTGGATAAAACTTTGTTGGAGTTTTTTGTCCAGGGGAAGATATCCGCCGATTTTATTATCATGAGAGAGATAAACCAGTTGCTCTGGGAAGATGAGTTGAGGGAGATGCAAAATGAGCGCCGGTGAAACGGTCTGTACTGCCTGCAGTTGCCTTTGCGACGACATCGAGATAGAAATGGAAAATGGAAGGATTGCGAAGATGGGAAACGCCTGTCGCAAAGGCACTGCTTTTTTTTTTGGCGCTGAGATTGAGAAACTGAGAACCGGCCATCTCGTTGAAAGACGACAGGTGGATGGGGAGCAGGCCATTGATGCCGCTGCACAGTTGCTCTCCAGGGCGCGCCATCCTCTGCTTTTCGGCCTGGACAATGCCACACTGGAGGCCCAGGCAGCGGGGATTGAGCTGGCCAGGATGCTGGGAGCGGTACTCGACGACAGTTCATCCTTTTGCCAGGGAAAACTCACTCAGGACATCTTGACCGGTGTCCTTCCCACGTGTACTTTTGATCAGATTCATGATGCCGACTTGTTTATTTACTGGGGCGCCAACCCGCACAACACCCACCCTCGCCACCTTTCCAAATTTTCCCTGTATGCCCACCGCAAGTACCATGAAATGGGAGCAAAACGCTATGTGAGCCTTGCCGTCGTAGATGTAAGGGAAAGTGAGACGGCCGGGGCCGGTGTGGCCCATCGTTTTTTCAAGATCCTGCCGGGGGAGGATGGTGCATTCATTGCGGCTATCATTGCTGGGATCAAGGATAATCCGGTCAGAAAGGATGCGGCGGAGTTTCTCAAGTTACTCAAGCAATCACGCTGTACTGTGATTTTTGTCGGTTTGGGGCTGACCTATTCTCTCGACAATGACTTTTCTCTCTTTTACGAAATGATAGAACACTTAGGCGGCTGGATGAAGACGGCCGTGATTCCCATGGGTGGCCATTATAATGTGAGGGGGTTTAATCACTCGCTGTATAACGCCACGGGGCACGTGAACAAGGTGAGCTTCGCCAACGACGGTACTGTTGCCCACGGGGATGAATTTTCCCTGCTGGAACAGGTGAGAAACCGTTTAGTTGATTGCCTCCTCATCATTGGGGCCGATCCTTTTTCTGCCCTGCCGATGTCTGTTCTCCGGCATTTAGACGGCATACCCCTGATTACCCTGGATCCCTTCCGTACCGCCACCACCGAAGCCTCATCGGTGGTCTTAGGGGTCTCCCTTACGGGCTTAGAGGCCGGGGGGACGGCGATGCGCATGGACGGGACGCCGGTAACGCTTATGCCGGCAAAGGTGGCAGCCAAGCAAAGTGACGCACAGATACTGGAAAGAATAGTCATAAGTCATAAGTCGTAAGTCGTAAGTCAAACACATTAGGAAAGAATAGTCGTATGTCGTAAGTCGTAAGTCGTAAGTCAAACACATTAAGAGAATAGTCATAAGTCGTAAGTCGTAAGTCGTAAGTCGTAAGACATATGACATAAGACATAAGACAGAAGACAGAAGACAGATACTATGAAACTGAAGATTGTTACTTACAGAGACATCTTTCTCTGGTCGGAAAGATATAAAGAGGACGGCTGGCTGGACGCTGCCGTTGTCCGTTTATCCCCGCAGGATTTAGCCGACCTGGGGATTGCAGAAAATGGTAAGTTAAAATTGACAAGTAGCGAAGGCAGTATCGTGGTGGATGTCCTTGCCGAGCCCAAATGCCCGCCAGGGTACGGTTACATGCCGGTAAGTCCAATCATTAACCGGTTAACCACCTGCAGGCCGGGAAAACTGCCCAATTTCAAACATATTGAGGTTGAGGCCGAGGCTGAAGTCCAGGAGCCAGAATCCAGGAGCCAGGAGCCAAAATAAAGGAGGCGTGATGGAAAAGGTATTAGTCACAACAGATGAATATAATGGGCGATATGTTGCAATGAAAAGCTTTGATGATAGTACTGTTGTAGGTGTGGGAGATGATCCTGAAAAGGCTTTGAAGGATGCGGAAGTAAAAGGTTTTAAAGATCCTGTAGTCCTATACATACCAGAAGAAGACGTTGTTCATATTTACCCCC
This DNA window, taken from Syntrophales bacterium, encodes the following:
- a CDS encoding formylmethanofuran dehydrogenase subunit B is translated as MSAGETVCTACSCLCDDIEIEMENGRIAKMGNACRKGTAFFFGAEIEKLRTGHLVERRQVDGEQAIDAAAQLLSRARHPLLFGLDNATLEAQAAGIELARMLGAVLDDSSSFCQGKLTQDILTGVLPTCTFDQIHDADLFIYWGANPHNTHPRHLSKFSLYAHRKYHEMGAKRYVSLAVVDVRESETAGAGVAHRFFKILPGEDGAFIAAIIAGIKDNPVRKDAAEFLKLLKQSRCTVIFVGLGLTYSLDNDFSLFYEMIEHLGGWMKTAVIPMGGHYNVRGFNHSLYNATGHVNKVSFANDGTVAHGDEFSLLEQVRNRLVDCLLIIGADPFSALPMSVLRHLDGIPLITLDPFRTATTEASSVVLGVSLTGLEAGGTAMRMDGTPVTLMPAKVAAKQSDAQILERIVISHKS
- a CDS encoding molybdopterin dinucleotide binding domain-containing protein, which encodes MKLKIVTYRDIFLWSERYKEDGWLDAAVVRLSPQDLADLGIAENGKLKLTSSEGSIVVDVLAEPKCPPGYGYMPVSPIINRLTTCRPGKLPNFKHIEVEAEAEVQEPESRSQEPK
- a CDS encoding DUF5678 domain-containing protein; translation: MEKVLVTTDEYNGRYVAMKSFDDSTVVGVGDDPEKALKDAEVKGFKDPVVLYIPEEDVVHIYPLRKLHHSGRRCYGQIFESSLRKGG